The genomic window CTACAGAAGACACCCTTCCTCGTCCAAGTGCCGAAGGCTTGGGAACCTTGGTGGACTATCCAGAAGGTTTACGTAAGTATGAAGGCTACCTTGTTTCAACTGGAACGCCTCTTGAAGGAATGAAAGTGGCCTTGGACACAGCAAACGGTGCAGCGTCTACAAGTGCTCGTCAAATCTTTGCAGACCTTGGGGCTCAAATAACTGTTATCGGTGAGACACCAGATGGTCTTAACATCAACTTGAATGTGGGTTCTACACACCCAGAAGCTCTCCAAGAACTAGTCAAAGAAAGCCAGTCAGCTATTGGTTTGGCCTTTGACGGAGACAGTGACCGCTTGATTGCTGTCGATGAAAATGGCGATATTGTCGATGGTGATAAGATTATGTATATCATTGGGAAATACCTTTCTGAAAAAGGTCAGTTGGCTCAAAACACCATCGTAACAACGGTTATGTCTAACCTTGGCTTCCATAAGGCCTTGGAGAGTGCTGGCATTAACAAGGCAGTGACTGCTGTTGGTGATCGCTATGTCGTTGAAGAAATGAGAAAATCAGGCTACAACCTTGGTGGTGAACAATCAGGCCACGTTATCTTGATGGATTACAATACAACTGGTGATGGTCAATTATCAGCTGTCCAATTGACTAAAATCATGAAAGAAACAGGCAAGAGCTTGTCTCAACTAGCATCAGAAGTGACGATTTACCCACAAAAACTGGTTAATATCCGAGTCGAAAATGCTATGAAAGAGAAAGCCATGGAAGTACCAGCCATCAAGACAATCATCGAAAAGATGGAAGAAGAAATGGCAGGGAACGGTCGTATCCTTGTCCGCCCAAGTGGAACAGAACCCCTCTTGCGTGTCATGGCAGAAGCCCCAACAACAGAAGAAGTTAACTACTACGTAGATACAATTGCTGCTGTTGTTAAAGATGAAATTGGAATTGACTAAAGCCTAGAAAACTAGATGAAATGATAAAAATGTGGTACAATTGCATAGTAAATTGTAGCAATGGGAGAGAAAAATGAATCTTAAACGAGAACAAGAATTTGTTAGCCAGTATCACTTTGATGCTCGTAACTTTGAATGGGAAAATGAAAATGGAGCTCCTGAAACCAAGGTAGACGTGAACTTTCAGTTGCTCCAACATGACCAAGAAAATCAAGTAACTTCTTTAGTCGTTATCTTGAGTTTCATGATTGTCTTTGACAAATTTGTCATCAGCGGAACAATTTCTCAAGTTAACCATGTGGAAGACCGTATTGTCAACGAACCAAGCGAATTTAACCAAGAAGAAGTCGAAACCTTGGCACGTCCATGCTTGAACATGCTCAACCGTTTGACTTATGAAGTAACAGAAATCGCCTTGGATCTTCCAGGGATCAATTTGGAGTTTTAGTCATGAAATTAGCTGTCATTACAGATTCTTCAGCCTATTTAGATGAGAGGACGCTGCAAAGAGAGAATCTATTTATCTTGGATATTCCTGTCAATATTGATGGGGAAGAGTATGTCGAAGGTGTCAATCTGACTGCTGAGGAATTTTATCAAAAAATGGCTCAGTCTGCAGAATTGCCTAAGACCAGTCAACCAAGTATTGCCAAATTAGATGAGATTCTAAGTTCCTTGAAAGACGAGGGTTATACTCATGTCTTGGGCCTCTTTCTTTCGTGAGGAATTTCAGGCTTTTATCAGAACATCCAATATATGTTAGACGAGTATGAAGGTTTGACCATTGCCTTTCCAGATACCCATATCACAAGTTCCCCTCTAGGATTTATGGTAGAGAGTGCCTTTGAATGGGCAGAACAAGGCGATGATTTTGCCCAGATTCAGGAGAAGTTGGGGATTCAAATTGCTGATAATTCAGCCTTTATCATAGTAGATGATCTCGACCACTTGGTTAAAGGAGGACGTTTGTCAAATGGGGCAGCCGTCTTAGGGAATCTCCTCAGTATCAAGCCTATCCTTTACTTTAATGACCAAGGAGTGATTGAAGTTTACGAAAAAGTTCGTACAGAAAAGAAAGCAATCAAACGTTTGGTGGAAATCATCAAGGAGTTGACAAAAGATGGGGACTACCGTATTACAGTCATTCATGGGAACGCACCTCAGAAGGCAGCGGATTTACGTCAGTTTTTGATTGAGAGTGGTGTGACTTCTGAGATTCCAATTGTTAGCTTTGGTAGTGTCATTGGGACCCACCTTGGAGAAGGCAGTATCGCCTTGAGCTATACACCAATCGTCTAAATTGTTCTTACAGGCTTTGTATCTTAGAAATTGAACACGGGCTACCTGCCTCTTGAAAAAAGATGCCTGTCTTGCCTTTCATGGAAAGTCAGCGCCATTCCCTATTTTTCATGGGCAGCTAACGTCCTTTGTATCTTAGACAGGAGTAGAGATGAGTATTCGAGTAATTATTGCCGGTTTTAAGGGAAAGATGGGCCAAGCTGCTTGTCAGATGGTCTTGGCTGATCCAGACTTGGACTTGGTCGCAGTTTTGGATTCTTTTGAGTCTGAGTCAGAGTGGCAGGGGATTCCTGTCTTTAATGATAAGGCTGACTTGGCTGGTTTTGAAGCGGATATCTGGGTGGATTTTACTACACCAGCCGTTGCTTACGAAAATACGCGTTTTGCCCTTGAAAATGGCTTTGCTCCTGTCGTAGGAACAACTGGATTCACTAGTGAAGAAATTGCAGAATTAAAAGCATTTTCCCGTGAACAAGATTTGGGTGGCTTGATTGCCCCTAACTTTGCCTTGGGGGCTGTCTTGCTTATGCAATTTGCGACGCAGGCTGCCAAATATTTCCCCAATGTGGAGATTATCGAGCTTCATCATGACAAGAAAAAAGATGCTCCGAGCGGAACAGCTATTAAAACGGCTGAGCTGATGGCGGAAGTGCGAGAGTCTATCCAACAAGGTGCGCCTGATGAGGAAGAATTGATTGCTGGTGCCCGTGGTGCTGATTTTGATGGCATGCGGATCCACTCAGTTCGTTTGCCAGGCTTAGTAGCTCATCAAGAAGTTATCTTTGGCAATCAGGGAGAAGGATTGACCCTTCGTCATGACTCCTATGATCGCAGCTCCTTCATGACAGGGGTCAATTTGGGAATCAAAGAAGTTGTCAAGCGTCATGAGCTTGTCTATGGATTAGAACACTTATTATGAGATTAACGCAAATGCCTTCTGAATTTCAGAAGGCTTTACCAGTATTAGAAAAAATTAAAGAAGCAGGTTTTGAAGCCTATTTTGTTGGGGGCTCTGTTCGAGATGCCCTCCTCAATCGCCCCATCCACGATGTGGACATTGCGACTTCTTCCTATCCAGAAGAGACCAAGCAGATTTTTCCGCGAACAGCCGATATCGGAATCGAGCACGGAACCGTCTTGGTTTTAGATGGGGACGAGGAGTATGAGGTAACGACCTTTCGGACGGAGGATGTCTATGTGGACTATCGTAGACCTAGTGCGGTCTCCTTTGTTCGTTCGCTAGAAGAAGACCTCAAGCGCCGTGATTTCACAGTTAATGCCTTTGCCTTGGATGAGACAGGTGAAATCATTGACTTGTTCCATGGATTAGAAGATTTGAAAAACCAAGTCTTGCGAGCAGTTGGAGTGGCTAGTGAGCGTTTCAACGAAGATGCTTTGCGGATTATGCGTGGTTTCCGTTTTCAGGCCAGTCTTGGTTTTAAACTTGAGTCAGAAACTTTTGAAGCGATGAAGACTTTGACGCCACTTTTGGAGAAAATTTCTGTGGAGCGCACCTTCGTTGAGTTTGATAAACTCTTGCTGGCACCTTTTTGGCGAGTTGGTCTGTCTTCCATGATTGAGAGTCGAGCTTATGACTATCTTCCAGATATGGCAGGGAACCAGGACAAGCTCAACAGACTGTTTGATTTGGAGACTGAGTTCACTTTTGAATCTTCCGAACAAGCCTGGGCAGCTCTATTGTGGGCTTTGGAGATTAAAGATGCGCAACCATTTTTGAAACATTGGAAGACCTCACGCCAATTTGCCAAGCAGGTTCAGGATTTGCTGACTATTTTGGCTTTGCGAGAAGAAGGAGAGCTGAGCAAGCGGGATTGTTATCGCTTTGACTTGGATTTGCTTTTGCAGGCTGAAAATCTTCGTCAGGCTCAAGGAAAAGAAGTCAACCCACAAACCATCAAAGAAACTTACCAGAGTTTGTCCATTCATGATAAGAAAGAAATCCAAATCAATGGTGGTGTTTTGATTAAGGAATATGGTTATCAACCTGGGCCAGATTTGGGAGAGATTTTAACAGAGATTGAGTTTGCCATTGTCGATGGAGAATTGGAAAATGACCGTCAAGCCATCCATGTTTACCTAAGGGAGAAAAAATGAGTGATTTTATCGTTGAAAAACTAAGTAAATCCGTTGGTGACAAGACAGTTTTTAAGGATATTTCCTTTATCATCCATGACCTAGACAGAATCGGTCTAATCGGTGTCAATGGAACGGGTAAGACTACCCTTTTAGATGTTCTTTCTGGAGTTTCAGGTTTTGATGGTGATGTCAGTCCTTTTTCAGCTAAAAATGATTACCAGATTGGCTACTTGACTCAGGATCCAGATTTTGACGACAGTAAGACTGTTCTAGATACCGTTCTGTCCAGCGACCTCAAAGAAATCCAGTTGATTCGTGAGTATGAACTCCTCATGCTCAACTATAGCGAGGATAAGCAGGCTCGTTTGGAACGGGTCATGGCTGAGATGGATTCTCTCCAAGCCTGGGAAATCGAAAGTCAGATTAAGACTGTTCTCAGCAAGTTGGGTATTCAGGATTTGTCGACTCCAGTTGGTGAATTGTCAGGTGGTCTGAGAAGACGGGTCCAGTTGGCGCAAGTTCTCCTAGGAAACCACGACCTCTTGCTTCTGGACGAGCCGACCAACCACCTGGACATTGCGACCATTGAGTGGCTGACTCTCTTTTTGAAAAATTCCAAGAAAACAGTTCTCTTTATCACCCACGATCGTTATTTCCTAGACGCTTTATCAACACGGATTTTCGAATTGGATCGCGCAGGATTGACTGAGTATCAGGGAAATTATCAGGACTATGTTCGCCTCAAGGCAGAACAAGATGAGCGTGATGCAGCACTTCTCCACAAAAAAGAACAACTCTATAAGCAAGAATTAGCCTGGATGCGCAGACAACCGCAAGCGCGTGCGACCAAGCAACAGGCCCGTATCAATCGTTTCCACGATTTGAAAAAAGAAGTTTCAGGTGGCGTTGCTGAGACAGACTTGACCATGAACTTTGAAACTAGCCGTATTGGTAAGAAGGTCATCGAGTTTAAGGATGTTTCCTTTGCTTATGAGAATAAGCCGATATTGCAAGATTTTAATCTCTTGGTGCAAGCTAAAGACCGTATCGGTATCGTTGGGGACAATGGTGTTGGGAAGTCAACCCTGCTTAACCTCATCGCAGGAAGTCTTGAGCCGACTAAAGGTCAGGTTATCATAGGTGAGACGGTTCGCATTGCCTATTTCTCTCAACAAATTGATGGCCTGGATGAAAGCAAGCGCGTTATCAATTACCTGCAGGAAGTGGCAGAAGAGGTTAAGACCAGTGGTGGTTCCACAACTTCCATCGCTGAGTTGCTGGAGCAGTTCCTCTTCCCACGTTCGACACATGGAACCTTGATTGAGAAATTGTCTGGTGGAGAGAAAAAACGCCTTTATCTCCTAAAACTACTTTTGGAAAAACCAAATGTTCTTCTTTTGGACGAGCCGACAAATGACCTAGATATTGCGACCTTGACAGTTTTGGAAAATTTCTTGCAGAGCTTTGCAGGGCCAGTATTGACAGTCAGCCACGACCGTTATTTCCTAGATAAGGTAGCGACCAAGATTCTCGCTTTTGAGGATGGCAAGATTCGTCCTTTCTTTGGTCATTACACCGACTACCTTGATGAAAAAGCTTTTGAAACTGATATGGCCAATCAAGTGCAAAAGGCAGAAAAGGAGAAAGTGGTCAAGGTTCGTGAAGACAAGAAACGCATGACCTACCAAGAAAAGCAGGAGTGGGCAAGCATTGAAGGCGATATTGAAGCCTTGGAAAATCGTATCGCTGCTATTGAAGAAGAAATGCAGGCAAACGGCTCTGACTTTGGTAAACTAGCTACTCTTCAAAAAAAACTAGATGAGAAAAACGAAGCACTCCTTGAAAAATACGAACGTTATGAATACCTAAGTGAGTTGGCATGATGGAAGAAAAAATCATTAAACGTAGTCCCAAGAAAATCATTTGGAATACCTTGTTCGGTCTTTTCGTCTTGTTACCTCTATCTTATCTCTATTCGTATTCGGAAAAGGGGAGCAAACTTCATGCGATAAGTCTTTTGTTTATGCTGGTTGTCCTCTTTTGTGCTGGAGTAATCATTTATCAGACATACAGACTGTTAAGCTTGGATAAGGAGTATTTGAGATGCACAGTTGAGGGGTTTTACTACAAACCAAACCCAAAGAAACCCAGTCATTTCTATGCTTGGGCAGATGTAGAGGAATTTTCCTTCTCTCGGATTGGAGGAAAGTATAGGAATTCCTATCGGATTGAAGTTTATTTTAAAAATAAGGAAAATGTGAAATCCCAATCACTTATAGCTCTACTGAAGAGAAGGTGTTTCCCTTTTCATCCGTCAGCAGATTTGATCATCCCTATCATTCTACTAGATGTAGATTTTCCTGAAAGGGTCTATGAGATCATGAAGTACTATGAAAGAGAATGGCGTATCGAACAAAATCGTCAAGCAAGAAAAGAGGCAAAACAAGCTTTGAAAAGCAATTCTTCCAAACTGTCATAGTTCGTCTTTGCTTAAAGTAGAATAATCAAAATGGCCCTATCCACTGGATAGGGTCATTGTTTGTCTTCTTTTTTAGTTTCTTGGTGGAAGATGTTTTGCCAAGTCTCATGGCGACGCCAGATACTGGTGTGGACGATGCCATCTAGCTCATAGCAAATGAGCTTGGTTTTCTGACTAATGGAGGTAATCTGAATGTTCTTAATCGTAGCACTAAGTTCTTTTTCAGCCTTATAAGCCTCTTTATCCATCTGCTCTCCATCTTGACGGATATAGAGAAAGTCCTCAGCAAGGAGTTCTTCTAGCTGATTTCCTTGGTCAATCAATTGCTCACGCATGAGCAGTTTTTTATAGACATTGTCTAAAATCTCGTCCTCAGGTATGGGAGCTGGTTCGATATGGACATCGGTATCAAAGACTCCAAAACGCTCTTCCAGCATGGATTCGACCTGGTCTGCAATTTCGTGACTTTCATAGACTGATAAATCAGGATTCATCTCCAGGGTGATATCAAGGTAGATATTGCTACCGTAGGTCCGCCCTCTTTGGGACTTGACCTTACTAATCTTTGGGATTTCCATTATAGCCTTTTGGTAGTCCTCTAGCAGACGGTCATCAAAACCATCTGAAAGACTGAAGGAAGACTCGATAAAGATATCGTAAGCTGTCTTTAAGATGAAGAAAGTGATAATGATAGCGACTAATTTATCCACGATTGGATAATTGAAACTGCTGGCTAGGATAGCAATGGAGGTTCCAAGTGAGGTGACAGCATCGGAAAGATTGTCCTTGGCAGCTGCCTTGAGAGCCTTGGATTTGGATTTCTTACTGAGGCGTGTGTTATAGAGATAAACAGCAAACATAACCGCTGCTGAAATGATTCCTAGAATCGCTCCCAGAGGATCAATGGGTGTTTGTTCCCGACTGAGGATTTTTTGAATGGTGTCCCGAAGCACATCAAAACCAACATAGAACATGATGATGGAAGTAATCAAGCTA from Streptococcus oralis includes these protein-coding regions:
- the glmM gene encoding phosphoglucosamine mutase, with product MGKYFGTDGVRGEANVELTPELAFKLGRFGGYVLSQHETEAPKVFVGRDTRISGEMLESALVAGLLSVGIHVYKLGVLATPAVAYLVKTEGASAGVMISASHNPALDNGIKFFGGDGFKLDDEKEAEIEALLDATEDTLPRPSAEGLGTLVDYPEGLRKYEGYLVSTGTPLEGMKVALDTANGAASTSARQIFADLGAQITVIGETPDGLNINLNVGSTHPEALQELVKESQSAIGLAFDGDSDRLIAVDENGDIVDGDKIMYIIGKYLSEKGQLAQNTIVTTVMSNLGFHKALESAGINKAVTAVGDRYVVEEMRKSGYNLGGEQSGHVILMDYNTTGDGQLSAVQLTKIMKETGKSLSQLASEVTIYPQKLVNIRVENAMKEKAMEVPAIKTIIEKMEEEMAGNGRILVRPSGTEPLLRVMAEAPTTEEVNYYVDTIAAVVKDEIGID
- a CDS encoding DUF1149 family protein, with the protein product MNLKREQEFVSQYHFDARNFEWENENGAPETKVDVNFQLLQHDQENQVTSLVVILSFMIVFDKFVISGTISQVNHVEDRIVNEPSEFNQEEVETLARPCLNMLNRLTYEVTEIALDLPGINLEF
- the dapB gene encoding 4-hydroxy-tetrahydrodipicolinate reductase, which translates into the protein MSIRVIIAGFKGKMGQAACQMVLADPDLDLVAVLDSFESESEWQGIPVFNDKADLAGFEADIWVDFTTPAVAYENTRFALENGFAPVVGTTGFTSEEIAELKAFSREQDLGGLIAPNFALGAVLLMQFATQAAKYFPNVEIIELHHDKKKDAPSGTAIKTAELMAEVRESIQQGAPDEEELIAGARGADFDGMRIHSVRLPGLVAHQEVIFGNQGEGLTLRHDSYDRSSFMTGVNLGIKEVVKRHELVYGLEHLL
- a CDS encoding CCA tRNA nucleotidyltransferase, which encodes MRLTQMPSEFQKALPVLEKIKEAGFEAYFVGGSVRDALLNRPIHDVDIATSSYPEETKQIFPRTADIGIEHGTVLVLDGDEEYEVTTFRTEDVYVDYRRPSAVSFVRSLEEDLKRRDFTVNAFALDETGEIIDLFHGLEDLKNQVLRAVGVASERFNEDALRIMRGFRFQASLGFKLESETFEAMKTLTPLLEKISVERTFVEFDKLLLAPFWRVGLSSMIESRAYDYLPDMAGNQDKLNRLFDLETEFTFESSEQAWAALLWALEIKDAQPFLKHWKTSRQFAKQVQDLLTILALREEGELSKRDCYRFDLDLLLQAENLRQAQGKEVNPQTIKETYQSLSIHDKKEIQINGGVLIKEYGYQPGPDLGEILTEIEFAIVDGELENDRQAIHVYLREKK
- a CDS encoding ABC-F family ATP-binding cassette domain-containing protein, whose product is MSDFIVEKLSKSVGDKTVFKDISFIIHDLDRIGLIGVNGTGKTTLLDVLSGVSGFDGDVSPFSAKNDYQIGYLTQDPDFDDSKTVLDTVLSSDLKEIQLIREYELLMLNYSEDKQARLERVMAEMDSLQAWEIESQIKTVLSKLGIQDLSTPVGELSGGLRRRVQLAQVLLGNHDLLLLDEPTNHLDIATIEWLTLFLKNSKKTVLFITHDRYFLDALSTRIFELDRAGLTEYQGNYQDYVRLKAEQDERDAALLHKKEQLYKQELAWMRRQPQARATKQQARINRFHDLKKEVSGGVAETDLTMNFETSRIGKKVIEFKDVSFAYENKPILQDFNLLVQAKDRIGIVGDNGVGKSTLLNLIAGSLEPTKGQVIIGETVRIAYFSQQIDGLDESKRVINYLQEVAEEVKTSGGSTTSIAELLEQFLFPRSTHGTLIEKLSGGEKKRLYLLKLLLEKPNVLLLDEPTNDLDIATLTVLENFLQSFAGPVLTVSHDRYFLDKVATKILAFEDGKIRPFFGHYTDYLDEKAFETDMANQVQKAEKEKVVKVREDKKRMTYQEKQEWASIEGDIEALENRIAAIEEEMQANGSDFGKLATLQKKLDEKNEALLEKYERYEYLSELA
- the mntE gene encoding CDF family manganese efflux transporter MntE — protein: MNQSMSNLKLAERGAIISISTYLLLSAAKLATGHLLHSSSLVADGFNNVSDIIGNVALLIGIRMARQPADRDHRFGHWKIEDLASLITSIIMFYVGFDVLRDTIQKILSREQTPIDPLGAILGIISAAVMFAVYLYNTRLSKKSKSKALKAAAKDNLSDAVTSLGTSIAILASSFNYPIVDKLVAIIITFFILKTAYDIFIESSFSLSDGFDDRLLEDYQKAIMEIPKISKVKSQRGRTYGSNIYLDITLEMNPDLSVYESHEIADQVESMLEERFGVFDTDVHIEPAPIPEDEILDNVYKKLLMREQLIDQGNQLEELLAEDFLYIRQDGEQMDKEAYKAEKELSATIKNIQITSISQKTKLICYELDGIVHTSIWRRHETWQNIFHQETKKEDKQ